The following coding sequences are from one Bacteroidales bacterium window:
- a CDS encoding WbqC family protein yields the protein MIFSSAYLPPIEFFIYASRFDKIYIEACENFVKQTYRNRCCIYSANGKLDLIITLEHCRKNRLPLKDVKISYTMPWQKMHWRAIESAYNKSPFFLYYQDYFEKYYTTKFRWLLDFNNELMQECFRLLKLYVCTIETSTYKKDYPQETDMRYAINPREKTAMHFKEYSQVFTYKCGFIPNLSIVDLLFNKGPESKDYLRSINLDIQSGHGAY from the coding sequence TTGATATTTTCTTCAGCATATCTGCCCCCCATAGAGTTTTTTATTTATGCCTCACGGTTCGATAAAATATATATCGAAGCCTGTGAGAATTTTGTAAAACAAACCTACAGAAACCGCTGTTGTATCTATTCTGCCAATGGCAAACTTGACCTGATAATTACACTGGAGCACTGCCGAAAAAACAGACTTCCCTTGAAGGATGTTAAAATCTCATATACTATGCCCTGGCAAAAAATGCATTGGAGAGCCATAGAATCTGCTTACAACAAATCCCCATTTTTTCTTTATTATCAGGATTACTTTGAAAAATATTACACTACAAAGTTCCGTTGGCTTCTTGATTTTAACAATGAGCTTATGCAGGAATGTTTTCGTCTTCTGAAATTATATGTTTGTACAATAGAGACATCAACTTATAAAAAGGACTACCCTCAAGAAACGGATATGCGATATGCTATCAACCCAAGGGAAAAAACGGCTATGCATTTTAAAGAATATTCTCAGGTGTTTACGTATAAATGTGGGTTCATACCCAACCTGAGCATCGTAGATTTATTGTTTAATAAAGGCCCCGAAAGTAAAGATTATCTTAGAAGTATCAATTTGGATATTCAATCCGGACATGGTGCATACTGA
- the rlmB gene encoding 23S rRNA (guanosine(2251)-2'-O)-methyltransferase RlmB codes for MKDEKDTLIFGLRPVIEAINAGKEIDKILIQNGLHSELFGELKKLLAGKSIPYQYVPTEKLKRTTTKNHQGVIAYVSNISYSDIEKIIPFIFEQGKNPLVLILDRITDVRNFGAIARTAACAGVDAIVIPYYNSVRVSADAIKSSAGALHQIPVCRSKSMLQTVEFLKSSGLSIICCTEKAKTEYYNSDMSLPAAIIMGSEEDGISDIILKSTDQQISIPMRGAIASLNVSVAAGIILFEAARQRKNS; via the coding sequence ATGAAAGATGAAAAAGATACACTAATTTTCGGGCTAAGGCCGGTCATTGAAGCAATAAACGCTGGTAAGGAAATTGACAAAATACTTATACAGAACGGACTGCATTCAGAGCTTTTTGGGGAGTTAAAAAAACTTCTTGCTGGGAAATCCATACCATACCAGTATGTTCCTACCGAGAAACTTAAACGCACAACCACAAAAAACCATCAGGGTGTCATTGCATACGTTTCAAACATAAGTTATTCCGACATTGAAAAAATTATTCCTTTTATTTTTGAGCAGGGAAAAAACCCATTAGTACTTATCCTTGACCGCATCACAGATGTCCGTAATTTCGGTGCTATAGCACGTACGGCAGCTTGTGCAGGAGTTGACGCGATTGTTATCCCCTATTACAATAGTGTCAGAGTCAGCGCCGATGCTATAAAAAGTTCAGCAGGAGCTTTGCATCAAATTCCTGTTTGCCGCAGTAAAAGCATGCTACAAACTGTTGAATTCCTGAAATCATCCGGTCTCAGTATTATCTGTTGCACTGAAAAAGCCAAAACGGAATATTATAATTCGGATATGTCATTACCGGCTGCTATTATTATGGGCTCGGAGGAAGACGGTATTTCAGATATAATATTGAAGTCAACCGACCAGCAAATCAGCATACCTATGCGGGGCGCCATAGCTTCGCTTAATGTTTCGGTAGCAGCGGGTATTATACTTTTTGAAGCGGCCAGGCAACGAAAAAACTCTTAA
- a CDS encoding DMT family transporter → MGKESLKHNILLHFIVVILGFTAILGKLISLPAYELVWSRMLIAVLSLLLIIAFTKQKLRLPIKAVGILMFIGIIIAVHWICFFHAIKVSNVSVTLGCLSVTTLFTSFIEPLVQKRKISLFEVLIGLIIILGIYIIFRFETRYVTGIIFSLLAALLASIFSVINKQISLKYRPDVTSFYEMLGGLLAVSVYLFAFNDVKSLHFDVSAYDVLFIIILGTVCTAFAFSATIRVMQKLSAYQVVLAINLEPVYGILAAYFIFGESEKMTPEFYIGAAIILCSVIAYTYVKTRPQKIDKVEF, encoded by the coding sequence ATGGGAAAAGAATCACTGAAGCATAATATATTATTACACTTTATTGTAGTTATACTCGGATTTACAGCAATTCTGGGTAAACTCATTTCTTTGCCTGCTTATGAACTTGTTTGGTCGAGAATGTTGATAGCTGTGCTTTCACTGCTGCTTATAATTGCCTTTACGAAGCAGAAGCTCCGCCTTCCAATTAAAGCTGTGGGTATACTTATGTTTATCGGAATTATTATTGCCGTGCACTGGATATGTTTTTTCCATGCCATAAAAGTGTCAAATGTGTCGGTTACACTGGGATGTTTATCTGTTACCACTTTATTTACAAGTTTTATTGAACCTCTTGTACAAAAAAGAAAAATATCACTTTTTGAAGTGCTTATTGGGCTGATTATTATTCTTGGCATTTACATCATCTTTCGCTTCGAAACGCGTTATGTGACGGGAATTATTTTTTCTCTGCTGGCGGCGCTTCTTGCAAGCATATTCAGTGTTATTAACAAACAGATATCTTTGAAATACAGGCCGGATGTTACCAGCTTCTATGAAATGCTCGGAGGTTTGCTTGCCGTGAGTGTTTATCTATTTGCATTTAATGATGTCAAGTCATTACATTTTGATGTTTCTGCCTATGATGTGTTGTTTATTATTATTCTTGGCACTGTATGTACGGCATTTGCTTTTTCGGCTACAATAAGAGTCATGCAGAAACTATCAGCATACCAGGTGGTACTGGCTATCAATCTTGAGCCTGTGTATGGCATCCTTGCGGCATATTTTATTTTTGGAGAGTCGGAAAAGATGACACCTGAATTTTATATCGGTGCTGCAATTATACTTTGCTCTGTAATCGCTTATACTTATGTAAAAACCCGTCCGCAGAAAATCGATAAAGTAGAATTTTAA
- a CDS encoding sulfotransferase, with protein MIENLKENIKNLPFFFVVGRARSGTTLLRYLLEAHPNIIFPQEADFIITLANKYQKKTVWEEKHLMEFYNDVIHYPKFQFWHIDEEYLQKTLLKFKGNSTYADICKAVYYCFISNNPKENILWLGDKNPVYSLHLKKLLILFPDSKFIHLCRDVRDNVVSMRKTRFERSFFPTLAYRWGYYVRKISRMQKKFPEKFFHLRYEDLVADTENKLKEICTFLQIPYSNKMPGYYENLRESIQSYPKELLEKYHVSLLEPLNTKQVDKWKNVLTKKQIQIIEQCAGKSIEKMGYNKENCKMPFYLYLYCLPGLLYGWMQFPVIRFINLFPFTMKTRMVNFVAAIFKQELNKFRKKPL; from the coding sequence ATGATAGAGAACCTTAAAGAAAATATTAAAAACCTGCCTTTTTTCTTTGTTGTTGGCCGCGCCCGTTCGGGCACTACCCTACTTAGGTATTTGCTCGAAGCGCATCCAAATATAATTTTTCCGCAGGAGGCCGACTTTATCATCACGCTGGCTAACAAGTATCAAAAAAAAACTGTTTGGGAAGAAAAACACCTGATGGAATTTTATAATGATGTTATTCATTACCCCAAGTTTCAGTTTTGGCATATTGATGAAGAATATTTACAAAAAACACTTCTTAAATTTAAGGGTAACAGCACTTATGCTGATATATGCAAAGCAGTTTATTATTGTTTTATCTCAAATAACCCTAAAGAAAACATTTTATGGCTTGGAGATAAAAATCCCGTTTATTCGCTGCACTTAAAAAAACTCCTCATACTTTTTCCTGATTCAAAGTTCATACACCTGTGCCGTGATGTCCGTGACAACGTGGTTTCTATGAGAAAAACAAGGTTTGAGCGCAGCTTCTTCCCTACCCTTGCTTACCGTTGGGGTTATTATGTCAGAAAAATTTCCAGAATGCAGAAAAAATTTCCAGAAAAATTTTTCCATTTGCGCTATGAAGACCTGGTTGCTGATACAGAAAACAAACTCAAAGAAATATGCACTTTTCTTCAGATTCCATACAGTAACAAAATGCCCGGATATTATGAAAATTTAAGAGAAAGTATTCAATCATATCCAAAGGAATTGCTGGAAAAATACCATGTAAGCCTTCTGGAGCCATTAAATACCAAGCAGGTTGATAAATGGAAAAATGTACTGACAAAAAAACAGATACAGATTATTGAACAATGTGCCGGAAAGTCAATAGAGAAAATGGGCTATAATAAAGAAAACTGCAAGATGCCATTTTACTTATATTTATATTGTCTGCCGGGTTTGCTATACGGTTGGATGCAGTTTCCTGTTATCAGGTTCATCAACCTTTTTCCTTTCACGATGAAAACAAGGATGGTGAATTTTGTTGCAGCGATATTTAAACAGGAATTGAATAAGTTCAGAAAAAAACCTTTATGA
- a CDS encoding T9SS type A sorting domain-containing protein — MITDCASQCNGFSFLCGRKYDDVAYLTTHNAFNNSADGFMLPNQNNTITQQLNDGVRAFMIDVYNKDGVATVYHGFSYLGSKPLTYNLVEIKSFLDNNPNEIVTIIFECHTTSGLIETALTETGLMNFLFVKDALTEWPTLQEMINMGKRLVIFSEADNAIPGQDWYHYIWEHAVETDFSFSDSSQFSCDFNRGDSINELFILNHFITNSITGTGMPDEAAIVNASPYLINRLTACMIEKNKFPNFIAVDFYETGNCKDAVDSLNRQYWSGNDEYESKHPDVNVWPNPGNGVINIDFENDSEFDNGDIKIFNQLGREVYRKSIRSKEMIINISGVCSRGLYFLQLRDKQQNVVLVKKIIFAP, encoded by the coding sequence GTGATTACTGATTGCGCATCACAGTGCAACGGTTTTTCTTTCCTGTGCGGTCGTAAATATGATGATGTAGCTTACCTTACCACACATAATGCTTTTAACAATAGTGCCGATGGTTTTATGCTCCCCAATCAGAACAACACCATAACACAGCAGCTCAATGATGGAGTTAGGGCGTTTATGATTGATGTTTACAATAAGGATGGTGTGGCAACGGTTTATCATGGTTTTTCATATCTTGGTTCAAAGCCGCTTACATACAATCTTGTTGAGATAAAAAGTTTTCTTGATAATAATCCTAATGAAATTGTTACCATTATTTTTGAGTGCCATACAACCTCCGGGCTTATTGAAACTGCTCTTACCGAAACAGGGCTTATGAATTTTCTATTTGTAAAAGATGCATTAACTGAATGGCCGACATTACAGGAAATGATAAACATGGGTAAAAGGCTTGTGATTTTCAGTGAAGCCGATAACGCTATACCCGGCCAGGACTGGTATCATTATATTTGGGAACATGCCGTTGAAACAGATTTTTCCTTTTCTGATTCCTCTCAGTTTAGTTGTGATTTTAACAGGGGGGATTCTATTAATGAATTGTTTATCTTAAATCATTTCATTACGAATTCGATCACGGGTACGGGAATGCCTGATGAAGCAGCTATTGTAAACGCGAGCCCTTATCTGATCAACCGGCTTACAGCATGTATGATTGAGAAAAACAAATTTCCGAATTTTATTGCGGTGGATTTTTATGAAACGGGAAACTGCAAAGATGCTGTGGACAGCCTGAACAGGCAGTATTGGTCAGGGAATGATGAATATGAATCAAAACACCCTGATGTGAATGTTTGGCCTAATCCCGGAAATGGAGTTATTAATATTGATTTTGAAAACGATTCTGAGTTTGATAATGGAGATATAAAAATTTTTAATCAGTTAGGCAGGGAAGTTTATCGTAAAAGTATTAGGTCAAAAGAGATGATTATTAATATTTCGGGTGTTTGCAGCAGGGGCTTGTATTTTTTGCAACTTAGGGATAAACAACAAAATGTTGTGCTTGTTAAAAAGATAATATTTGCACCTTAA
- a CDS encoding SDR family oxidoreductase: MKITVFGSTGPSGQLIVKYALSKGYEVTAFARNPSKIKFQDDKLRMVKGTLLNISAIEEAVKVADAVVSILGPSTNVKTTELSEGTQSIVNAMKKYNVKRLVAMGTASVDDENDRPVFKFRMVVAMVKKIIPGAYHEIRRMGSVIKSSRLDWTLIRLTLLTHGSAKGIKHIGYYGRDKINLMVSRNDLAKFFVDQVEDRSYICKAPAISN; encoded by the coding sequence ATGAAAATAACAGTCTTTGGCTCAACAGGCCCGTCAGGGCAGCTTATAGTAAAGTATGCGCTTTCAAAAGGCTATGAGGTTACTGCCTTTGCCCGCAATCCATCAAAAATAAAGTTTCAGGATGATAAACTCCGCATGGTCAAAGGAACATTGCTCAATATTTCTGCAATAGAAGAAGCGGTGAAGGTTGCGGATGCTGTTGTGAGCATATTGGGCCCCAGCACAAACGTAAAAACTACCGAGTTGAGCGAGGGGACACAGAGCATCGTGAATGCCATGAAAAAGTACAATGTCAAAAGGCTTGTTGCTATGGGAACGGCCAGCGTCGATGATGAAAATGACCGGCCTGTTTTTAAATTCAGAATGGTGGTAGCCATGGTAAAAAAAATAATCCCAGGAGCCTATCATGAAATCAGGCGCATGGGCAGTGTCATAAAAAGTTCACGCCTCGACTGGACATTGATACGCCTTACTTTACTGACTCATGGCTCTGCAAAAGGAATAAAACATATTGGTTATTATGGTAGAGATAAAATCAACCTGATGGTTTCCCGCAACGACCTGGCAAAGTTTTTCGTCGATCAGGTTGAAGACAGATCATATATTTGCAAAGCGCCGGCAATTAGCAACTAG
- a CDS encoding GNAT family N-acetyltransferase, whose protein sequence is MKLCKYGITLNRLREDDIELVRQKRNSPGIRKFMNYREHITPEMQKEWFRKIDNINNFYFVIEYKNEKIGLVNDKNINWEKKTAESGLFIWDKRYLNSALPFLASMLMFEAAYLFLDWHSAFIKVRKDNKKAISYNKSLGYITTEDLPDCDYIKMEMTREFFAGSYEKLKKSLSHFPESEKIKLVFEPHDKNNGVSEHIENMIKLLPPEKLSRSVEIKYIK, encoded by the coding sequence ATGAAGTTGTGCAAGTATGGAATAACATTAAACCGCCTCAGGGAAGATGATATCGAGCTGGTGAGGCAGAAACGAAACTCGCCGGGAATCCGGAAATTTATGAATTACAGGGAACACATCACTCCTGAAATGCAGAAAGAATGGTTTCGTAAGATTGATAATATCAATAATTTTTATTTTGTTATTGAATACAAAAACGAAAAAATAGGCCTGGTAAATGATAAAAATATCAACTGGGAAAAGAAAACTGCTGAAAGTGGCCTGTTTATTTGGGATAAGAGGTATTTGAATTCTGCCCTGCCGTTTCTAGCGTCGATGCTGATGTTTGAAGCTGCATACCTTTTTCTTGACTGGCATAGCGCTTTTATTAAAGTCAGAAAAGACAATAAAAAAGCTATATCTTATAACAAAAGCTTAGGCTACATAACTACTGAGGATTTGCCGGATTGTGATTATATCAAAATGGAAATGACCAGAGAATTTTTTGCAGGTAGTTATGAAAAGCTTAAAAAGTCTTTATCACATTTTCCTGAGAGCGAAAAAATCAAACTTGTTTTTGAACCCCATGATAAAAATAATGGGGTGTCGGAGCATATTGAAAATATGATTAAATTACTACCTCCGGAAAAATTAAGCCGCTCCGTTGAGATAAAATATATTAAATAA
- a CDS encoding glycosyltransferase family 2 protein produces MPEFSVIVPVYNSEATLAELFTRIKNCFDGIGASFEVIFVDDGSSDHSWQLVTQLKNDFSQNIKAVRLIRNFGQHNAIFCGLHYATGNFFITVDDDLQHAPEDIPKLIQKYEETKSELIYGCYERKSYHLFRNAGTRMIQNATKSHYHTQGDGSSFRMFTKHLGKRILEHTLDFVYIDELLMWYTGDISYVSVQHKKRKSGKSGYTRIKLLRLTWNLIMYYTAIPLKLMVYVGLLISGLSFLLGIYYIIRKILFDVPHGYTSIIVAILFSTGLIVFSLGIIGGYLVRIYRAQHKKPAYAVKSELL; encoded by the coding sequence GTGCCCGAATTTTCAGTAATTGTTCCGGTGTATAATAGTGAAGCTACTCTTGCAGAGCTTTTTACAAGAATAAAAAATTGTTTTGATGGCATAGGGGCTTCTTTCGAAGTGATTTTTGTGGATGACGGCAGTAGTGACCATAGTTGGCAGCTTGTCACCCAATTAAAGAATGATTTTAGTCAGAATATAAAAGCGGTACGCCTGATTCGCAATTTCGGGCAGCACAATGCCATTTTCTGCGGCCTCCATTATGCTACAGGAAATTTTTTTATCACCGTTGATGATGATTTGCAGCATGCTCCAGAAGATATCCCCAAACTGATTCAAAAATATGAGGAAACAAAGTCGGAGCTGATTTATGGCTGTTACGAAAGAAAAAGCTATCACCTTTTCAGGAATGCAGGAACTCGTATGATACAAAACGCCACCAAATCACATTATCACACACAGGGTGATGGCTCGTCATTTCGCATGTTTACAAAGCATCTGGGCAAACGAATATTGGAACATACTCTTGATTTTGTTTATATTGATGAACTGTTGATGTGGTACACCGGTGATATTTCGTATGTGTCTGTTCAACATAAAAAACGAAAATCCGGCAAATCTGGATATACCAGAATTAAGCTGTTGCGCCTCACATGGAATCTGATAATGTATTATACGGCAATACCATTAAAACTTATGGTGTATGTCGGGTTGCTGATATCAGGCCTGTCATTTTTGCTTGGCATATATTATATTATCAGAAAAATACTTTTTGATGTTCCCCATGGATATACATCCATCATTGTCGCCATTTTGTTTTCCACAGGGCTGATTGTTTTCAGTCTTGGAATTATTGGCGGTTATCTGGTAAGGATTTACAGAGCACAACATAAAAAGCCTGCCTATGCCGTAAAAAGCGAATTGTTATGA
- a CDS encoding SDR family oxidoreductase, producing MNKRFDLKGKIVLITGASSGIGRQTAIAVSECGGSCVITGRNNKRLSETMKMLKSKGHTSMIADLTNESDIKNLVENLPEVNGLVHCAGITPLMPAKFIKPKHIDEVMEVNYNAAVLLTSQMLSGKKISDHASIVFISSIATRFPYFGGSLYVSSKSALQGYSAVLALELSPRGIRSNCLLPGFVKTPMFDETLKHTSEEAMKKFKDLHPLGFGDPEDVAGPVCFLLSDAARWLTGVNIPLGASI from the coding sequence ATGAATAAAAGGTTTGATTTAAAAGGCAAAATAGTATTAATCACCGGGGCTTCCTCGGGCATAGGCAGGCAAACGGCCATTGCAGTTTCGGAATGCGGAGGAAGTTGCGTGATAACAGGCCGCAATAACAAACGCCTCTCAGAAACCATGAAAATGCTCAAAAGCAAAGGGCATACAAGCATGATTGCCGACCTGACAAATGAAAGCGATATCAAAAACCTGGTGGAAAATCTCCCTGAAGTGAACGGCTTGGTGCATTGTGCAGGCATTACTCCTTTGATGCCGGCGAAATTTATAAAGCCAAAGCATATTGATGAAGTGATGGAAGTTAATTACAATGCAGCTGTGCTGCTTACATCACAGATGTTGAGTGGAAAAAAAATCTCAGACCATGCTTCCATAGTTTTTATTTCTTCTATAGCTACCCGTTTTCCTTATTTTGGTGGAAGCCTTTATGTAAGTTCAAAATCTGCCCTGCAGGGTTATTCGGCAGTGCTGGCTTTGGAATTGTCTCCAAGGGGAATACGTTCGAATTGCCTGCTGCCCGGCTTTGTGAAAACCCCAATGTTTGATGAAACCCTGAAACATACTTCCGAAGAAGCCATGAAAAAATTCAAAGACTTGCACCCGCTTGGTTTCGGTGACCCGGAAGATGTTGCCGGGCCTGTTTGTTTTCTATTGTCGGATGCGGCAAGATGGCTCACAGGAGTTAATATTCCTCTGGGTGCAAGCATCTGA
- a CDS encoding ketoacyl-ACP synthase III produces the protein MALFSIPRVNISGLNCCVPKNAVSNKDYKWLGDKERELLIKKTGVVEKRQAPHGMATSDLCFVSAEKIIAGLGWDKEEIGLLLFVSQTPDYVLPATSCILQERLGLSKNCLAFDVNLGCSGFVYALSVAGNYVSNCNINKALLLIGDVNPYASYRDKTTYPLFGSAGAAVALEHNADVPLMYFNLQTDGSGHKAIHIPGGGMRHFLTKEMFHYKRYAKGVIRNQIQVSLDGFEVFNFSLREVVPNIRTLLDFSGCGQDDIDYFIFHQANLLINDSIRKKMKLEPEKVPYSLDKFGNTSSASIPLTINTTIQKQFSSEKLTLLFSGFGVGLSWGSVMLQTENVYCPDIIELK, from the coding sequence ATGGCACTGTTCAGCATTCCACGGGTTAACATTTCCGGCCTGAATTGTTGCGTGCCGAAAAACGCTGTATCCAACAAAGATTATAAGTGGCTGGGAGACAAAGAACGTGAGTTGCTGATAAAAAAAACAGGTGTGGTTGAAAAACGTCAGGCTCCTCATGGAATGGCCACTTCAGACCTTTGCTTTGTATCGGCAGAAAAAATTATCGCAGGCCTTGGATGGGACAAAGAAGAAATTGGATTGCTGCTTTTTGTTTCACAGACACCGGATTATGTTCTGCCGGCCACGTCATGCATTTTACAGGAGAGACTGGGATTGTCGAAGAATTGCTTGGCTTTTGATGTCAACCTGGGTTGTTCCGGCTTTGTCTATGCTTTGTCGGTTGCGGGAAATTATGTTTCAAACTGCAACATAAATAAGGCCCTACTGCTTATTGGCGATGTAAATCCTTATGCCTCCTACCGCGATAAAACCACTTACCCTTTGTTTGGTTCTGCGGGCGCAGCTGTTGCCCTGGAGCATAATGCGGATGTCCCGCTTATGTATTTTAACCTGCAGACCGATGGCTCGGGCCATAAGGCAATTCATATTCCTGGAGGCGGCATGCGGCATTTTCTTACTAAGGAAATGTTTCATTATAAAAGATATGCAAAAGGGGTGATACGAAACCAGATACAGGTATCACTCGATGGGTTTGAAGTGTTTAATTTTTCACTGCGTGAAGTAGTGCCTAACATCAGGACTTTACTTGATTTTTCGGGATGTGGGCAGGATGATATTGATTATTTTATTTTTCATCAGGCGAACCTGCTGATAAATGATTCAATAAGAAAAAAAATGAAACTGGAGCCGGAAAAGGTGCCATACTCACTTGATAAGTTTGGAAATACCAGCTCTGCCTCAATACCATTGACAATTAATACGACGATTCAGAAACAGTTTTCTTCTGAAAAACTTACACTGTTGTTTTCCGGTTTCGGTGTCGGCTTGTCATGGGGCTCTGTAATGTTGCAAACCGAAAATGTGTATTGTCCCGATATCATTGAACTTAAATAA
- a CDS encoding acyl carrier protein — protein MDINELIKKIEAEFEDLKPGSLKPESRFRKVLDWNSVNALTIIALVDSDYDVLLTAEDFMKSETVQDVYNIIVSRMKK, from the coding sequence ATGGACATTAATGAATTAATAAAAAAGATAGAAGCAGAATTTGAGGATTTAAAACCCGGCTCCCTGAAACCCGAAAGCCGTTTTCGAAAAGTTCTCGACTGGAACTCGGTGAATGCGCTCACCATCATTGCATTGGTGGATAGCGATTATGATGTGCTGCTTACTGCCGAGGACTTTATGAAATCCGAAACGGTTCAGGATGTTTACAATATTATTGTCAGCAGAATGAAAAAATAA
- a CDS encoding ketoacyl-ACP synthase III, whose translation MNANIKAISYYLPDKIISNRDLCNEFPGLNEDEFFRSSGVRFRHISPPDEIGSDMAFYAAERFFEEHPVRKEDIDFLLFCTEGLDYKAPASSCILQHRLGLLKNCGTLDIPYGCTGFVYGLSVAKGLIESGQAKNILLLTADVPSKVIHPDDAELRTIFGDGGATTLITASEKKGIGQFVFGTDGSGSGHLIVRRSGAREFMTKEWLEQYKDAGGMKWGKMEMNSNKIFLFAVRVVPAMIKEILEKENLSLEEIDFFVFHQANAQLLEVIRKKMKIPSVKFIIDMENCGNTVSATIPIALKNAMDKGIISRGRKVMCCGFGIGLSWAGTVIDL comes from the coding sequence GTGAACGCAAACATAAAAGCTATCAGTTATTATTTGCCTGACAAAATAATTAGCAACAGGGATTTGTGCAATGAATTCCCCGGGCTTAATGAAGATGAGTTTTTCAGAAGTTCCGGCGTCAGGTTCAGGCATATTTCGCCTCCGGATGAGATAGGCTCCGACATGGCTTTTTATGCTGCGGAAAGGTTTTTCGAGGAACACCCTGTCAGAAAAGAGGATATTGATTTTTTACTTTTCTGCACCGAGGGACTCGACTACAAAGCACCTGCTTCATCCTGCATTCTTCAACACCGCCTGGGTCTGCTAAAAAACTGCGGTACATTGGACATTCCTTATGGTTGCACGGGCTTTGTTTACGGGCTGAGTGTGGCAAAGGGGCTGATAGAAAGCGGGCAGGCTAAAAATATTCTGCTGCTCACCGCCGATGTGCCATCTAAAGTTATTCATCCCGACGATGCGGAACTTAGAACAATCTTTGGCGACGGCGGCGCTACCACCTTAATCACGGCGTCAGAAAAAAAAGGTATCGGGCAATTCGTTTTCGGCACCGACGGCAGCGGGAGTGGGCACCTTATTGTCAGGCGTTCCGGCGCACGTGAATTTATGACTAAAGAATGGCTTGAACAATACAAAGATGCTGGTGGCATGAAGTGGGGCAAAATGGAAATGAACAGCAACAAAATATTTTTGTTTGCTGTGCGGGTTGTTCCTGCTATGATTAAGGAAATCCTTGAAAAGGAAAACCTTTCCCTTGAAGAAATTGATTTTTTTGTATTTCACCAGGCAAATGCCCAACTGCTGGAAGTTATCAGGAAAAAAATGAAAATCCCTTCGGTAAAGTTCATCATTGATATGGAAAACTGCGGCAATACCGTTTCCGCCACCATACCCATCGCGCTGAAGAACGCCATGGACAAAGGCATTATAAGCCGCGGGCGCAAGGTCATGTGCTGCGGTTTCGGCATCGGCCTGTCGTGGGCAGGAACTGTTATTGATTTATAA
- the aroQ gene encoding type II 3-dehydroquinate dehydratase, with protein sequence MKLIIINGPNLNLLGVREKDIYGDKSFEAYFAELQEKFKNIILEYYQNNVEGEIINKLHEVGFAYDGIILNAGGYTHTSVAIADAVASIKSPVVEVHISNIFSREEFRRQSLLSPVCKGVISGFGLDTYRLAIESFF encoded by the coding sequence ATGAAATTAATTATCATAAACGGCCCTAACCTGAACCTGCTGGGTGTGCGTGAAAAAGATATTTATGGTGATAAAAGCTTTGAAGCGTATTTTGCAGAGTTGCAGGAGAAATTCAAGAATATAATCCTTGAGTATTACCAGAACAATGTAGAAGGCGAAATCATTAACAAACTTCATGAAGTAGGCTTTGCTTACGATGGAATTATTTTGAATGCCGGAGGTTACACCCATACATCCGTTGCCATTGCCGATGCTGTTGCTTCCATTAAGTCGCCGGTGGTTGAAGTGCATATTTCAAACATTTTTAGCAGGGAAGAGTTTCGCAGGCAGTCTTTGTTGTCGCCGGTATGCAAAGGAGTGATTTCGGGCTTCGGGCTGGATACATACCGCCTGGCAATAGAATCTTTTTTTTAA
- a CDS encoding TerB family tellurite resistance protein produces MSISKSEAIVFLANNVGSSDGEFTEQEITVAMQNPAYAKAFEEYIALDGLSKVKSGELNEFYAIETLKKLSKDDQIEALAICFGIVMADGIMSDDEKDYLLKIAMRIGDIDWETVNSKYLEMKS; encoded by the coding sequence ATGTCTATTTCAAAATCCGAAGCCATTGTCTTTTTGGCAAATAATGTGGGTAGCTCAGATGGAGAGTTCACAGAACAAGAAATAACAGTTGCAATGCAAAATCCAGCGTATGCTAAAGCATTCGAAGAATATATTGCATTGGATGGACTATCAAAAGTTAAATCAGGTGAGCTAAATGAGTTCTATGCTATTGAAACTTTGAAAAAACTCTCAAAAGATGACCAAATTGAGGCTCTTGCAATTTGTTTTGGTATTGTTATGGCTGATGGTATAATGTCAGATGATGAAAAGGATTATTTATTAAAAATAGCTATGAGAATTGGAGATATTGATTGGGAAACTGTTAATTCGAAATACTTGGAAATGAAATCATAA